In Marivirga salinae, a single window of DNA contains:
- a CDS encoding SPOR domain-containing protein: MNKFGTSIAFLLVGFFIIGCVSTQPTSTASKSYSEDLSQHRPTVDTTFEMEAEKSSFRRTSDDFDPNADVTELLNKKLDTLAKNNKEIRYVNGYSIQVFSGSSSSEAYAARDTARVVLPEIRTDVEYKQPIYKVRVGRFTERLEVQRTLLKLKPKFPDAISVPQRIYIN, encoded by the coding sequence ATGAATAAATTTGGAACCAGCATAGCGTTTTTATTAGTTGGCTTTTTTATAATAGGTTGTGTAAGTACACAGCCAACTTCTACTGCTAGTAAATCCTACAGTGAAGATTTAAGTCAACATCGTCCAACAGTTGATACTACTTTTGAAATGGAAGCTGAAAAAAGCAGTTTTAGAAGGACAAGTGATGATTTTGATCCCAATGCTGATGTGACAGAGCTATTGAATAAAAAGCTAGATACTTTAGCAAAGAATAATAAAGAGATTCGCTATGTTAATGGTTACTCAATTCAAGTTTTTAGTGGCAGTAGTAGCTCTGAGGCTTATGCAGCCAGAGATACTGCAAGAGTTGTTTTGCCTGAAATTAGAACGGATGTGGAATATAAACAGCCCATCTATAAAGTTAGGGTAGGAAGGTTCACGGAAAGACTGGAAGTTCAAAGGACATTATTGAAATTGAAGCCTAAGTTTCCTGATGCAATTTCTGTTCCGCAAAGGATTTATATTAATTAA
- the secA gene encoding preprotein translocase subunit SecA: MLDFLAKGLTKVFGTKSDRDIKEVLPLVEQINKEFAKLKDLSHDELRAKTNEVLDRINQYLKEIDDEIAALHTKVDDNPDMDLHTKEDVFNEIDALEEKRNEKLEEVLMEVLPETFAIVKDTARRFMENEQLEVTASMFDKEMSGKAEHVNLKGDKAVWNNTWKAAGNDTTWDMMHYDVQLIGGIVLHKGKIAEMATGEGKTLVATLPAFLNALAKRGVHIVTVNDYLAKRDAEWMAPIFQFHGISCECIDNFRPNSEERRKAYQADIVYGTNNEFGFDYLRDNMTRETKELVQGKHHFAMIDEVDSVLIDEARTPLIISGPVPKGDVHEFDSLKPRIEKLVQEQRKLTSDFLLEAKKLIKEGKEDEGGLALFRAFRGLPKHKPLIKFLSEQGMRQILQKTENIYLADNSKLMPEADEPLLFTIEEKNNNIDLTEKGIDLITKDGEDPNFFILPDIGIEIANLEKDESISDEEMLEQKDKLIKDYAEKAERIHSVNQLLKAYTLFEKDTEYILVDGKVKIVDEQTGRVMEGRRYSDGLHQAIEAKENVKVEDATQTYATITLQNYFRMYHKLAGMTGTAETEAGEFWDIYKLDVVVIPTNKPIIRDDRQDKVYKTVREKFNAVAAEIEEMSKEGRPVLVGTTSVEISEILSRMLNMRKIKHQVLNAKQHAKEADVVAEAGKPGTVTIATNMAGRGTDIKLAKESKEAGGLAIIGTERHESRRVDRQLRGRAGRQGDTGSSQFFVSLEDNLMRMFGSDRIAKLMDRMGLEEGEVIQHSMISKSIERAQKKVEENNFGTRKRLLEYDDVMNSQREVIYKRRKNALYGERLQLDIMNMLFDTCEDIVTNSKAMDAFDDFRLSILGTFGIDFEISKEDYEGLKPNELTEKLYNHVYASYKAKNEKIKDKAYPILKDISKTKGATVKEVMVPFTDGKKQIGVVTELQKNLDTEGQELILSMEKISTLAIIDENWKEHLREMDDLKQSVQNAVYEQKDPLLIYKFEGFELFKRFIGKLNEDTSSFMMKLDLPVQDSSQVQAAAQRKQEQNYKESKEESGSVLSGGQNKNRPPVEKQMPVKSEKIVGRNDRVSVQYQDGSVKKDVKFKTVEEDVKSNKCVLLDE; the protein is encoded by the coding sequence ATGTTGGATTTTTTAGCAAAAGGACTAACCAAAGTATTCGGAACCAAGTCTGATAGAGATATAAAAGAAGTACTTCCATTAGTAGAGCAGATAAATAAGGAATTTGCCAAATTAAAGGATTTATCTCACGATGAATTAAGGGCTAAAACCAATGAAGTTTTAGACAGAATCAATCAATATTTGAAAGAAATTGATGATGAAATAGCGGCTCTTCATACAAAAGTGGATGATAATCCTGATATGGATTTACATACCAAAGAAGATGTTTTCAATGAGATTGATGCATTGGAAGAAAAAAGGAATGAAAAGTTGGAGGAAGTCCTAATGGAGGTACTACCTGAAACATTCGCCATTGTAAAAGATACTGCCCGCAGATTTATGGAAAACGAACAGTTGGAAGTAACCGCTTCTATGTTCGATAAAGAAATGTCTGGCAAGGCAGAGCATGTGAATTTGAAAGGTGATAAAGCAGTTTGGAATAATACCTGGAAAGCGGCTGGAAATGATACGACTTGGGATATGATGCACTATGATGTGCAGTTGATTGGTGGTATTGTGCTTCACAAAGGGAAAATTGCTGAGATGGCAACAGGTGAAGGTAAAACTTTGGTGGCTACTTTACCTGCTTTCTTAAATGCATTAGCTAAAAGAGGCGTTCATATTGTAACTGTAAATGATTACTTGGCCAAACGAGATGCTGAATGGATGGCACCGATTTTCCAGTTCCACGGAATTTCGTGTGAGTGTATTGACAATTTTAGACCCAACTCAGAAGAAAGAAGAAAAGCTTATCAAGCGGATATCGTTTACGGAACCAATAATGAATTTGGCTTTGATTATTTACGTGATAACATGACACGCGAAACCAAAGAATTGGTTCAAGGGAAACACCATTTCGCTATGATAGATGAGGTGGATTCTGTTTTAATTGATGAAGCTAGAACCCCACTTATTATTTCTGGCCCTGTGCCTAAAGGAGATGTTCATGAATTTGATTCCTTAAAGCCAAGAATTGAAAAATTAGTACAAGAACAAAGAAAATTAACTTCTGATTTCCTTTTAGAAGCGAAAAAGCTCATTAAAGAAGGAAAAGAAGATGAGGGTGGTTTAGCATTGTTCAGAGCTTTTAGAGGTTTACCAAAACATAAACCATTAATTAAGTTCTTGAGTGAGCAAGGTATGCGCCAAATCTTACAGAAGACAGAAAATATCTATTTGGCAGACAATTCTAAATTGATGCCTGAGGCTGATGAGCCATTGCTTTTCACCATTGAAGAGAAAAATAATAATATTGACCTTACCGAAAAAGGGATTGACTTAATCACAAAAGATGGTGAAGATCCTAATTTCTTTATTCTCCCTGATATCGGAATTGAAATTGCCAATTTGGAAAAAGATGAGTCTATATCCGATGAGGAGATGTTGGAGCAAAAGGATAAGTTGATAAAAGATTATGCAGAAAAAGCAGAAAGAATTCACTCTGTAAATCAGCTTTTAAAAGCTTATACACTTTTCGAAAAAGATACTGAATATATTTTAGTAGACGGAAAAGTGAAGATTGTGGATGAACAGACGGGGCGTGTGATGGAAGGTAGAAGATATTCTGATGGTCTCCATCAAGCTATTGAAGCTAAAGAGAATGTGAAAGTAGAGGACGCTACCCAGACTTATGCAACTATCACGTTACAGAATTATTTCAGAATGTACCACAAACTAGCGGGTATGACTGGTACTGCCGAAACAGAAGCTGGTGAGTTCTGGGATATTTATAAATTGGATGTGGTAGTTATTCCTACTAACAAGCCAATTATAAGAGATGACCGTCAAGATAAAGTTTATAAAACGGTAAGAGAAAAATTTAATGCTGTTGCTGCTGAAATTGAGGAAATGAGTAAAGAAGGAAGACCTGTTCTAGTGGGTACAACTTCAGTAGAAATTTCTGAGATTTTAAGCCGTATGTTGAACATGCGAAAAATTAAGCACCAAGTATTGAATGCAAAACAACACGCGAAAGAAGCGGATGTAGTAGCCGAAGCGGGTAAACCAGGCACAGTTACCATTGCTACCAACATGGCAGGTCGTGGTACGGATATTAAATTGGCTAAAGAATCTAAAGAAGCTGGAGGTTTAGCTATTATCGGTACGGAAAGACACGAATCAAGAAGGGTCGATAGACAGTTAAGAGGTCGTGCTGGTCGTCAGGGTGATACAGGTTCTTCTCAGTTCTTTGTTTCTCTAGAAGATAATTTGATGCGTATGTTTGGTTCAGATAGAATCGCCAAACTAATGGACAGAATGGGACTGGAAGAAGGAGAAGTAATTCAGCATTCTATGATTTCAAAATCAATTGAGAGAGCTCAGAAGAAAGTAGAGGAAAATAACTTCGGTACACGTAAGCGATTATTGGAGTATGATGATGTGATGAATTCTCAGCGTGAAGTAATTTACAAGAGAAGAAAGAATGCACTCTATGGTGAGAGATTGCAATTGGATATTATGAACATGCTTTTTGATACTTGTGAAGATATCGTCACTAATTCCAAAGCAATGGATGCTTTTGACGATTTCAGATTAAGCATTTTGGGTACATTTGGAATTGATTTTGAAATTAGCAAAGAAGACTATGAGGGGTTAAAACCAAATGAACTTACTGAGAAATTATACAATCATGTTTATGCTTCATATAAAGCCAAAAATGAGAAAATAAAAGATAAGGCATATCCAATTTTAAAGGACATTTCCAAAACCAAGGGAGCAACTGTGAAAGAAGTCATGGTTCCGTTTACGGATGGTAAAAAGCAAATTGGGGTGGTAACGGAATTACAGAAAAACCTGGATACTGAAGGTCAGGAATTGATCCTTTCTATGGAAAAAATCTCTACGCTTGCCATTATTGATGAAAACTGGAAAGAGCATTTGAGAGAAATGGATGACTTGAAGCAATCGGTTCAGAATGCTGTTTATGAGCAAAAGGATCCACTATTGATTTATAAATTCGAAGGATTTGAGTTGTTCAAAAGATTTATTGGTAAATTGAATGAAGATACTAGCTCATTCATGATGAAGCTTGATTTACCAGTTCAGGATAGTTCTCAGGTTCAAGCGGCTGCTCAAAGAAAGCAAGAGCAGAATTATAAAGAAAGTAAAGAGGAATCTGGTTCTGTATTAAGCGGAGGTCAAAACAAAAACAGACCGCCAGTTGAAAAGCAGATGCCAGTGAAATCTGAAAAGATTGTAGGAAGAAATGACAGAGTTTCTGTACAATATCAAGATGGAAGCGTCAAAAAAGACGTAAAGTTCAAAACAGTTGAGGAAGATGTTAAAAGCAATAAATGTGTTTTGTTAGATGAATAA